Proteins encoded in a region of the Flavobacterium sp. PMTSA4 genome:
- a CDS encoding aspartate carbamoyltransferase catalytic subunit — MELSVNHLLGIKYLKPDDIQLIFETADHFKEVINRPIKKVPSLRDITIANIFFENSTRTKLSFELAQKRLSADVISFSAAQSSVKKGETLIDTVNNILSMKVDMVVMRHANPGAAYFLSQNVKASIINAGDGAHEHPTQGLLDSYSIREKLGDVAGKKVVIVGDILHSRVALSNIYALQMQGAEVKVCGPKTLIPKYIESLGVTVEPNLRKALEWCDVANMLRVQNERMDVNYFPSTREYAQQYGVDKALLDSLNKEIVIMHPGPINRGVEITSDVADSKQSVILNQVENGVAVRMAVIYLLASKIQ, encoded by the coding sequence TTGGAATTATCAGTCAATCATTTGCTAGGCATAAAATATCTAAAACCAGATGATATTCAATTAATTTTTGAAACGGCCGACCATTTTAAAGAAGTTATCAACCGCCCAATTAAAAAAGTACCTTCGCTACGCGACATTACCATTGCCAACATCTTTTTTGAAAACAGTACGAGAACCAAACTTTCCTTTGAGCTTGCCCAAAAAAGACTCTCAGCCGACGTAATCAGCTTCTCGGCGGCGCAATCATCGGTTAAAAAAGGGGAAACACTAATCGATACCGTAAATAACATCCTATCGATGAAAGTAGATATGGTAGTAATGCGCCATGCGAATCCTGGTGCTGCCTATTTTCTTTCGCAAAACGTAAAAGCAAGCATCATCAACGCTGGCGACGGAGCACACGAGCATCCCACACAAGGATTGCTTGACAGTTACTCTATCAGAGAGAAACTGGGCGATGTAGCGGGGAAAAAAGTGGTGATTGTTGGGGATATTCTACACTCAAGAGTAGCACTATCAAACATCTATGCACTGCAAATGCAAGGCGCGGAGGTGAAAGTATGCGGACCAAAGACTTTGATTCCAAAATATATTGAAAGCCTTGGGGTAACGGTAGAACCAAACCTGAGAAAAGCACTGGAATGGTGTGATGTTGCCAATATGCTTCGCGTGCAAAACGAACGAATGGATGTGAACTATTTTCCATCTACCCGCGAGTATGCACAACAGTATGGTGTAGACAAAGCGCTACTGGATTCGCTAAACAAAGAAATCGTAATCATGCACCCAGGACCAATAAACCGCGGTGTTGAAATAACCTCAGACGTAGCCGACTCAAAACAATCGGTGATTCTTAATCAGGTGGAGAATGGAGTAGCGGTTAGAATGGCCGTTATCTACCTATTGGCTTCTAAGATTCAATAA
- the pyrR gene encoding bifunctional pyr operon transcriptional regulator/uracil phosphoribosyltransferase PyrR, producing MGQKILLTSKEVNIILHRLACQLIENHNDFSNSVLIGIQPRGVFLAERIKSILENSYNINNVSLGFLDITFFRDDFRRGERVLEANKTKIDFLVEDKKVVFVDDVLFTGRSIRSALTAIQSFGRPSNIELLVLIDRRFSRQLPIQPDYRGRQVDVIGEEKVKVCWQENEGEDAVYLKEKDN from the coding sequence ATGGGACAAAAAATATTGCTCACTTCCAAAGAAGTCAATATCATACTCCACCGTTTGGCGTGTCAATTAATAGAAAATCACAACGACTTTTCGAACTCCGTACTTATTGGTATTCAGCCAAGAGGCGTTTTTTTGGCAGAGCGAATAAAATCCATATTAGAGAACAGCTATAACATCAACAACGTATCACTGGGTTTCCTCGACATCACTTTCTTTAGAGACGATTTCAGAAGAGGCGAAAGAGTGCTGGAGGCCAACAAAACCAAAATAGACTTTCTGGTAGAGGACAAAAAAGTAGTGTTTGTAGACGATGTGTTGTTTACCGGTAGAAGCATCCGCTCGGCGCTAACCGCCATTCAATCCTTTGGCAGGCCATCCAATATTGAGCTACTGGTGCTGATAGACCGAAGATTCAGCCGACAATTACCCATTCAACCCGATTATCGCGGACGACAAGTAGACGTAATAGGCGAGGAGAAAGTAAAAGTGTGCTGGCAGGAAAACGAAGGCGAAGATGCGGTATATTTAAAAGAAAAAGATAACTAA
- a CDS encoding FG-GAP repeat domain-containing protein, with protein sequence MKPSSQNTFKPLASFLVFALTIFYSSAQTFDTGKTINGHNFTGDLKAFDADNDGDLDVLSFPYLYLNDGTGKKQKIIELSDPNKQYESFAIEDIDNDKDKDLVVLYKNGDIDILINEKKGFVKKQQKGKVNYMPSEYAKVYLFDANSDGICDIIISGLLGGPAAYIADKNLQFAYSREFSNQFPKLHVVLGLDINKDGIQELLVYNYSDKKDEKKSLKAYTFKDNKYVVTATIELITEGIDKLTLVDIDKDGDKDLVYYYRYPNQAIYWIERNSKGGLGKTNVLATQLDLEEFELADFDSDGNLDIAYISQTNQNRTIHWAKNTGNNKFIKSQQSLLPNSKDAQKFIFEDFNGDKIKDILFYYDDNKKIRHRYNMVLQDKNGQIKEQNTWMTTANCNGFILTDLNNNGTKDIVGYYNNELFYLLNEGNGKYSEAKELAISPFQIRNLQSKDVNNDGKEDLILSTNDSNDGKLGYFKNDGNLQFKQFTMLHDEKDRLLNFEFLDYDNDGNNDLIVNYWKPDIRGFYIYKNTGNGNFDKKRITITEVNNSFPRLALWDVNQDGTPDIVDNGSSSWYKYEGNDNFTKQQSPFTERFIKGIYKANLDNNNTPECVMLSSVSLKYLKYNPQNEWQTNSITVDYGIDMLSIADINADSFDDLICLGSKYGLAEGYNPDLGFSYKYAIIGLENNQNGGFTVKPYFPISNTNTIALDDVDNDGNLDIITSSAAWFEGGIRLWRNTTKK encoded by the coding sequence ATGAAACCATCCAGTCAAAATACTTTCAAACCATTAGCCTCATTTTTAGTCTTTGCACTAACTATTTTCTACAGTTCAGCTCAAACCTTCGACACAGGAAAAACAATCAACGGACACAATTTTACTGGCGACCTCAAAGCCTTTGATGCCGACAATGATGGCGACCTGGATGTGCTCTCCTTTCCCTATCTCTATTTGAATGATGGCACCGGAAAAAAACAAAAAATAATTGAACTAAGCGACCCAAATAAACAATACGAAAGCTTTGCCATCGAAGACATAGACAACGATAAAGACAAGGATTTAGTAGTATTATATAAAAACGGCGATATAGACATTTTAATAAATGAAAAAAAGGGCTTTGTCAAGAAGCAACAAAAAGGAAAAGTGAATTATATGCCTTCCGAATATGCAAAAGTATACCTCTTCGATGCAAATTCCGATGGCATTTGCGACATCATCATTTCAGGACTTTTAGGAGGACCAGCGGCATACATAGCAGATAAAAACCTGCAGTTCGCCTATTCCAGAGAATTCAGCAATCAATTCCCAAAACTCCATGTAGTCTTAGGCCTCGACATTAATAAAGATGGTATACAAGAACTATTAGTCTATAATTATTCAGACAAAAAGGATGAAAAAAAATCGCTAAAAGCCTATACTTTCAAAGACAATAAATATGTAGTTACGGCTACTATAGAATTAATTACAGAAGGCATTGATAAATTAACATTGGTCGACATCGACAAAGATGGCGATAAGGATTTAGTATACTATTACAGATATCCCAATCAGGCTATTTATTGGATAGAACGCAACAGCAAAGGCGGACTTGGCAAAACTAACGTACTGGCAACACAACTCGATTTAGAAGAATTCGAGTTAGCCGATTTTGATTCAGATGGCAATTTAGACATAGCATACATATCCCAAACCAATCAAAACAGAACCATTCATTGGGCAAAAAACACCGGAAACAATAAATTCATCAAAAGCCAGCAAAGCCTGCTTCCTAACAGTAAAGACGCTCAAAAATTTATTTTCGAAGATTTTAATGGCGATAAAATTAAAGACATCCTCTTTTATTACGACGACAATAAAAAAATCAGACATCGTTACAACATGGTGCTACAAGATAAAAACGGACAGATAAAAGAACAAAACACCTGGATGACTACCGCCAACTGCAATGGATTCATCCTTACAGATTTAAACAACAACGGAACAAAAGATATTGTTGGCTATTACAACAACGAGCTATTCTACCTGCTCAACGAAGGCAATGGAAAATACTCCGAAGCAAAAGAACTCGCAATAAGCCCATTCCAAATAAGAAACCTTCAATCCAAAGATGTAAACAACGACGGAAAAGAAGATTTAATCCTATCTACCAACGATAGCAACGATGGCAAACTCGGCTATTTCAAAAACGATGGCAATCTACAGTTCAAACAGTTCACCATGTTGCACGATGAAAAAGACCGCCTCTTAAATTTTGAATTCCTAGATTACGATAACGATGGCAACAACGATTTGATAGTCAACTACTGGAAACCCGATATAAGAGGATTCTACATCTACAAAAACACAGGCAACGGAAACTTCGACAAAAAAAGAATAACAATCACCGAAGTAAACAATTCATTCCCACGCCTCGCACTCTGGGATGTCAATCAAGACGGCACACCAGATATAGTAGATAACGGTTCAAGCAGTTGGTACAAATACGAAGGAAACGATAACTTTACAAAACAACAAAGCCCGTTCACAGAACGATTCATCAAAGGCATATACAAAGCCAATTTAGATAATAACAACACACCCGAATGCGTCATGCTATCCAGTGTCAGCCTAAAATACCTAAAATACAATCCCCAGAACGAATGGCAAACCAATAGCATAACCGTCGATTATGGAATAGACATGCTAAGCATAGCAGACATCAATGCCGATTCTTTCGACGACCTCATATGCCTTGGCAGCAAATACGGTCTAGCCGAAGGATACAATCCAGATTTGGGCTTTAGCTATAAATACGCTATCATCGGTTTAGAAAACAATCAAAACGGAGGCTTTACTGTCAAACCATACTTCCCCATTTCAAACACAAACACTATAGCGCTAGACGACGTTGATAACGATGGAAACCTTGATATAATCACCTCCTCAGCCGCTTGGTTCGAAGGAGGAATTAGACTATGGAGAAACACAACAAAAAAATAA
- a CDS encoding energy transducer TonB, with translation MSNVSIYGKKWIDLVFEDRNQMYGAYQLRQQNPRVTLLALFWGVLLMGGFLSIALFSNFKNHDDPVLDEPTGIPSLHVTKFTQPIEEPIVDKPEKITPPNTVTNPVEPVINIFSTLTVTATQNAQDVPTNEEIKNIETPAIQGTITTPGIGTEPRTNNGNLNGSLVDTGAGNKGGEGISKTNEVDKLPSYPGGINNFYQYVANNFKNPDLETGSTVSVLVAFVVEKDGTISNIRVIRNSGYGTDKEAIRVLSALKTKWNPGIKNGEKVRTEFTLPIKVRFD, from the coding sequence ATGTCAAACGTTAGTATCTATGGAAAAAAATGGATTGATTTGGTTTTTGAAGACAGAAACCAAATGTATGGTGCATACCAATTGCGTCAACAAAATCCGAGAGTAACCCTATTAGCACTTTTTTGGGGAGTTTTGTTAATGGGTGGATTTTTGAGTATTGCATTATTCTCAAACTTCAAAAACCATGATGACCCAGTATTGGATGAGCCAACAGGAATACCATCTCTTCATGTAACAAAATTTACTCAACCAATTGAAGAACCAATAGTGGATAAACCTGAAAAAATAACTCCACCAAACACAGTTACCAATCCTGTTGAACCAGTAATCAATATTTTCTCAACATTAACAGTAACTGCTACGCAAAATGCACAAGATGTTCCAACTAATGAAGAAATAAAAAATATTGAAACTCCAGCAATACAAGGAACAATTACAACTCCTGGTATTGGAACAGAACCTAGAACAAATAACGGAAACCTCAATGGTTCATTAGTTGATACCGGAGCTGGAAATAAAGGCGGAGAAGGCATTTCCAAAACTAATGAAGTAGATAAACTTCCTTCTTATCCAGGTGGAATTAATAACTTTTATCAATATGTTGCTAATAATTTCAAAAATCCAGATTTAGAAACCGGTTCAACAGTTTCTGTTTTAGTAGCATTTGTGGTTGAAAAAGACGGAACAATATCGAACATCAGAGTGATACGAAATTCAGGATATGGAACCGACAAAGAAGCCATCAGAGTTTTAAGTGCTCTGAAAACCAAATGGAATCCTGGTATTAAAAACGGAGAAAAAGTAAGAACCGAATTCACCCTTCCCATAAAAGTTAGATTCGATTAA
- a CDS encoding RNA polymerase sigma factor: MSETLEQSFVKQLKENQNIVHKICRLYTNDSEAHNDLFQEITIQLWKAFPKFRGDSKFSTWAYRVALNTAITLYRKSTRSVSTVSYEVQKHFFTHEEYNFEEEEKLKLMYQAVHQLNDIEKALVYMYLEDKDYTEIAETLGISEVNARVKMNRIKGKLIKILNP, encoded by the coding sequence ATGAGCGAAACTTTAGAGCAATCTTTTGTAAAACAATTAAAGGAAAATCAGAATATAGTTCACAAGATTTGTCGGCTATATACTAATGATTCTGAAGCTCATAACGATTTATTTCAGGAAATCACAATTCAGTTATGGAAAGCGTTCCCAAAATTTAGAGGAGATTCTAAGTTTTCAACTTGGGCCTACCGTGTTGCGCTGAATACTGCCATTACGTTATACAGAAAAAGCACGCGTTCGGTCTCAACAGTTTCTTATGAAGTTCAAAAACATTTTTTCACACATGAAGAATACAATTTTGAAGAAGAAGAAAAGCTGAAACTCATGTATCAAGCCGTTCATCAACTGAATGATATTGAAAAAGCATTGGTTTATATGTATTTAGAAGACAAAGATTATACTGAAATAGCAGAAACGCTTGGTATTTCCGAAGTAAATGCCCGAGTAAAAATGAACAGAATTAAAGGAAAACTAATTAAAATATTAAATCCCTAA
- a CDS encoding serine hydrolase domain-containing protein, with translation MNLKFFTTSFFTFILFYFSSPKLSFEDSKSKDDVKKDSAIISIPYSLKFGKVSDSFIFEKNKQIDSFYSKKIGTPGFYGSFIVAKNGHIIYEKYQGMANLKLQKTLNENSALHLASVSKVLTATAILKLVENDNIMLDQKVTDWLPNFPYKSTTIRTLLNHRSGLQHYSRFPELMKKNWNRKKILSNKDIYELIVKNKFRLLSPDNTRFDYCNTNYVMLALIIEKATGLSYGEAMKELIFKPLDMKNTFVFDYFRDKDTVSMSYRNNRPNPWDQFDNLNGDKNIYSTPRDLVKFDLATYSSEFINQNLMKEAYVGYTSNMKLGKDYGLGMRMKKLANGETQVYHNGWWHGNTSSFVPVKKDTISIICLSNKYSNNTYETLKLVESLYPQTK, from the coding sequence ATGAACTTGAAATTTTTTACAACATCGTTTTTTACATTTATATTGTTTTACTTTTCCTCTCCAAAACTTTCTTTTGAAGATTCAAAAAGTAAAGATGATGTAAAAAAAGACTCTGCCATAATCAGCATTCCATATTCTCTGAAATTTGGAAAGGTAAGCGACTCTTTCATCTTTGAAAAAAACAAACAAATAGATTCCTTTTACTCAAAAAAAATTGGAACGCCAGGTTTCTACGGAAGTTTTATTGTTGCCAAAAATGGTCATATTATTTATGAAAAATACCAAGGAATGGCAAACCTAAAGCTTCAAAAAACACTAAACGAAAACAGTGCTTTACACCTTGCTTCTGTAAGCAAAGTTTTGACTGCAACCGCTATTTTAAAATTAGTTGAAAATGATAACATCATGCTCGACCAAAAGGTAACCGATTGGCTTCCTAATTTCCCATACAAAAGTACAACTATTAGAACATTGCTCAATCATCGTAGTGGTTTACAGCACTATTCAAGATTTCCTGAGTTGATGAAAAAAAATTGGAACAGAAAAAAAATACTTTCCAACAAAGATATTTATGAGTTAATAGTTAAAAATAAATTTAGATTATTAAGTCCCGACAATACCCGATTTGATTACTGTAATACAAATTATGTTATGCTTGCTTTAATCATCGAAAAAGCAACAGGTTTGTCATACGGCGAAGCAATGAAAGAACTTATTTTCAAGCCTTTGGACATGAAAAATACTTTTGTCTTTGATTATTTCAGAGATAAAGATACCGTTTCAATGTCTTATAGAAACAATCGTCCTAATCCTTGGGACCAATTTGATAACCTAAATGGTGATAAAAACATCTATTCAACCCCAAGAGATTTAGTAAAGTTTGATTTGGCTACTTATTCTTCAGAATTCATAAATCAAAATTTAATGAAAGAAGCCTATGTAGGTTATACTTCAAACATGAAATTGGGTAAAGATTATGGACTTGGAATGCGAATGAAAAAATTAGCTAATGGCGAAACCCAAGTATATCACAACGGTTGGTGGCATGGTAATACTTCTTCATTTGTTCCAGTAAAAAAAGATACTATTTCAATCATTTGTTTGTCCAACAAATATTCAAACAACACCTATGAAACTTTGAAACTTGTAGAAAGTTTGTATCCTCAGACTAAATAA
- a CDS encoding TraB/GumN family protein: MKKLALLLSLLLASFSNGQTEKKSLLWKISGNGLTKESYLFGTIHISCDASLPKKVLTALDKTEQLCLELDMDDPNMQLEMMSKMMMRDGVTIQSLMSAEDFKLVDDFFKKQSGFSLKMMNTVKPFALSAMLYPKMLDCPMQSYETELMKVAKAQNEETIGLETFSEQLAVFDAIPYQTQVNELIKTAKSDLDRDKKELQEMLDLYKTEDVEALIKYTEKSDNELTSGFMDELLNNRNSNWIERIEKIAKDKPTFFGVGAAHLGGQKGVIKLLQQKGYKVEAVF; encoded by the coding sequence ATGAAAAAACTAGCCCTATTACTTAGTTTACTACTTGCTTCATTTAGTAATGGTCAAACAGAAAAGAAATCCCTTTTGTGGAAAATATCGGGTAATGGTTTAACCAAAGAATCTTATTTGTTTGGAACCATTCACATATCGTGTGATGCATCTTTGCCTAAAAAAGTGTTAACCGCTTTAGACAAAACCGAGCAATTGTGTCTGGAGTTAGACATGGACGACCCAAACATGCAGCTTGAAATGATGAGCAAAATGATGATGAGAGACGGAGTAACCATTCAAAGCCTGATGAGTGCAGAAGACTTTAAACTGGTTGATGATTTCTTCAAAAAACAATCGGGGTTTTCGTTGAAAATGATGAATACCGTTAAACCATTTGCTTTGAGTGCAATGCTGTATCCTAAAATGTTAGATTGCCCGATGCAATCCTACGAAACCGAGTTAATGAAGGTAGCGAAAGCTCAAAATGAGGAAACCATCGGACTGGAAACCTTCTCCGAGCAATTAGCCGTTTTTGATGCTATTCCCTATCAAACACAGGTGAACGAGCTGATTAAAACCGCAAAAAGCGATTTAGACCGCGATAAAAAAGAACTACAGGAAATGCTCGACCTTTATAAGACCGAAGACGTTGAAGCTTTGATAAAATACACCGAAAAATCAGATAACGAATTAACATCGGGTTTTATGGACGAACTGTTGAACAATCGAAATAGTAATTGGATTGAACGAATAGAAAAAATTGCAAAAGATAAACCAACCTTCTTTGGTGTTGGCGCAGCACATCTTGGCGGACAAAAAGGAGTCATCAAACTACTCCAACAAAAAGGATATAAAGTAGAAGCGGTATTTTAA
- a CDS encoding CvfB family protein, protein MNLGQFNTLIIDRLTKVGLFLTDTKSDVLLPLKYVPKEYKIGDEIEVFIYLDHEERPVATTLKPYVTVDDFAFLRVNYTNNFGAFLDWGLEKDLFVPFREQARPMEQGKRYLVYVYLDDKSNRIVASSRINKFLDNTELDFQQGNEVDLIISHMTDLGINVIINNKHKGLMYANEVYQDLRIGDKHKGYIKTIRPDNKIDVSFQKIGLENIEPNAEIILKELKANRGFLRLNDNSHPEDIKTVLKMSKKSFKKAVGSLYKENKIEIKDDGIYLV, encoded by the coding sequence ATGAATTTAGGGCAATTTAATACACTAATTATTGACAGACTTACCAAAGTTGGATTATTTCTAACGGATACTAAAAGTGATGTGTTATTGCCATTAAAATATGTTCCTAAAGAATATAAAATAGGTGATGAAATTGAAGTTTTTATTTACCTAGATCATGAAGAACGACCTGTTGCTACTACTTTGAAACCGTATGTTACCGTTGATGATTTTGCATTTCTTAGAGTAAACTATACTAATAATTTTGGAGCATTTCTTGATTGGGGATTGGAGAAAGATTTGTTTGTTCCGTTTAGAGAACAAGCTAGACCAATGGAACAAGGAAAGCGTTATTTGGTTTATGTTTATTTGGATGATAAATCGAATAGAATTGTGGCATCGAGTAGAATCAATAAGTTTTTAGATAATACTGAGCTTGATTTTCAGCAAGGTAATGAAGTAGATTTGATTATTTCACACATGACCGATTTGGGTATCAATGTTATTATCAATAATAAGCATAAAGGTTTGATGTATGCTAATGAAGTTTATCAGGATTTGAGAATTGGCGATAAACATAAAGGTTATATCAAAACTATCAGACCTGATAATAAGATAGATGTTTCTTTTCAAAAAATAGGTTTGGAAAATATTGAACCTAATGCCGAAATCATTCTAAAGGAATTAAAAGCCAACAGAGGTTTTCTTCGATTAAATGACAATAGCCATCCGGAAGACATTAAAACGGTTTTGAAAATGAGTAAAAAATCGTTTAAAAAAGCAGTTGGTTCTTTGTATAAAGAAAATAAAATTGAAATTAAAGACGACGGAATTTATTTAGTCTGA
- a CDS encoding glycosyltransferase → MLLSIFCLFAVVVLIQFFYYIIVFGKFSFGKPQNETPKRIPISVIVCAKNEEENVRNFIPILAEQNYPQFEIVLIDDASSDSTLDIFEEFEKQYPNIKLVKVENNEAFWGNKKFALTLGIKAAKYEYLLFTDADCYPTSKDWITKMSSQFTQQKTIVLGYGAYEKIASSFLNKLIRFETLLAATQMFSWAKFGKPYTGVGRNMAYKREEFFKVRGFMDHMKVRSGDDDLFINQAAEKTNTTICYLPDSFTYSAPKTTFSDWFTQKRRHVSTAGHYKSFDKIQLGIFYSSQFLFIILPIILLLFQFQWIAVVSMIGFRYIFAWISLGFSAGKLKEKDVMYWFPFIEIILIFIQLNVYISNTFKKPVHWK, encoded by the coding sequence ATGTTACTATCCATTTTTTGTTTGTTTGCAGTCGTTGTACTAATTCAGTTTTTCTATTATATCATCGTTTTTGGAAAATTTTCCTTTGGAAAACCACAAAACGAAACACCAAAAAGAATCCCGATTTCGGTTATTGTTTGTGCTAAAAATGAAGAAGAAAACGTTAGAAACTTTATTCCAATTTTAGCTGAACAAAATTATCCACAGTTTGAAATTGTATTAATTGACGATGCTTCTAGCGATTCTACATTAGATATTTTTGAAGAATTTGAAAAACAATACCCAAACATTAAGTTGGTGAAAGTTGAAAACAATGAAGCCTTTTGGGGAAACAAAAAATTTGCGTTAACATTAGGAATTAAAGCTGCTAAATACGAATATTTATTGTTTACAGATGCCGATTGTTACCCAACATCAAAAGATTGGATAACCAAAATGAGCTCTCAGTTTACGCAACAAAAAACAATTGTTTTAGGTTATGGTGCTTACGAAAAAATTGCAAGTTCATTTTTAAATAAATTGATCCGTTTTGAAACGCTTTTAGCAGCAACTCAAATGTTTTCTTGGGCTAAATTCGGAAAACCATATACTGGTGTTGGACGAAACATGGCGTACAAAAGAGAAGAGTTTTTCAAAGTGCGTGGTTTCATGGATCATATGAAAGTTCGTTCAGGCGATGATGATTTATTCATCAATCAAGCTGCCGAAAAGACGAATACAACCATTTGTTATTTACCAGATAGTTTTACTTATTCTGCGCCAAAAACAACTTTTAGTGATTGGTTTACCCAAAAACGCAGACACGTTTCAACTGCTGGACATTACAAAAGTTTTGACAAAATTCAGTTAGGCATTTTTTATAGTTCACAATTCTTATTCATTATCTTACCCATAATACTACTATTATTCCAATTCCAATGGATTGCAGTGGTAAGTATGATTGGCTTTCGTTATATTTTCGCATGGATTTCATTAGGATTTTCGGCAGGAAAATTAAAAGAGAAAGACGTAATGTATTGGTTTCCTTTTATTGAAATTATTTTGATTTTTATCCAATTAAATGTTTACATTTCAAACACATTTAAAAAACCAGTACATTGGAAATAA
- a CDS encoding RNA polymerase sigma factor produces the protein MEINNYIENAKKGDQVAFTFLLDRFWNEVYGFMLKRTENETDAEDITIETFSKAFDKIATYNSEYQFNTWLIAIAKNVHIDMLRKKKSSLFIEISDNDDRQAYNVADSSPTAEDELITEQNLSRLLLYIKELKPHYQEVIQLRYFQEMSYQEISEQLNEPLSNVKIKLLRAKKLLAEIIENK, from the coding sequence TTGGAAATAAACAATTATATAGAAAATGCAAAAAAAGGTGATCAAGTAGCTTTTACTTTTTTACTGGATAGGTTTTGGAATGAAGTATATGGTTTTATGCTAAAACGCACTGAAAACGAAACTGATGCCGAAGACATTACTATAGAAACTTTCTCGAAAGCATTTGATAAAATTGCCACCTATAATTCAGAATACCAATTCAACACTTGGTTGATTGCTATTGCAAAAAATGTTCATATCGATATGCTTAGAAAAAAGAAATCTTCACTTTTTATAGAGATTTCAGACAATGATGATAGACAAGCTTATAATGTTGCAGACAGTTCTCCAACTGCCGAAGACGAATTAATTACTGAACAAAATCTATCTCGATTATTACTTTATATCAAAGAATTAAAACCTCATTATCAAGAAGTTATTCAACTTCGTTATTTTCAGGAAATGAGTTATCAGGAAATTTCAGAACAACTTAACGAACCTTTGAGCAACGTTAAAATCAAACTTCTTCGTGCCAAAAAACTATTGGCAGAAATTATCGAAAATAAATAG